From the Nonlabens marinus S1-08 genome, one window contains:
- a CDS encoding metal-dependent transcriptional regulator encodes MHSVSEENYIKAIHHLQKRSELVSTNDIAGKMNTKASSVTDMLKKLADKNLAVYVPYKGARLTQNGVDCANQIVRKHRLWEVFLVEKLDFSWDEVHDVAEQLEHIQSRKLIDELDKHLGFPRQDPHGDPIPDSEGNYEKVKQVQLSKLEKGATGTITGVIDTSKDFLKYLDKHQIQLGSSIEILEREDFDESFTIKTDHKTLHISQNIANNIYLKTNS; translated from the coding sequence ATGCATTCAGTATCAGAGGAAAATTATATTAAAGCCATTCATCACCTACAAAAACGCAGTGAATTAGTCTCTACTAACGACATCGCTGGCAAAATGAATACTAAAGCTTCATCAGTCACCGACATGCTCAAAAAACTAGCCGACAAAAATCTGGCGGTATATGTTCCTTATAAAGGAGCTCGACTCACGCAAAACGGTGTAGACTGTGCAAATCAAATCGTTCGGAAGCACCGGCTGTGGGAAGTTTTTTTAGTGGAAAAACTCGATTTTTCTTGGGATGAAGTCCATGACGTGGCAGAGCAACTAGAGCACATCCAGTCTAGAAAACTCATAGATGAACTCGATAAACATTTAGGTTTTCCCAGGCAGGACCCACATGGAGATCCTATCCCTGATAGTGAGGGGAATTATGAAAAAGTAAAACAGGTCCAACTATCCAAATTAGAAAAGGGAGCGACAGGAACAATCACTGGCGTCATTGACACCTCAAAGGATTTTCTTAAATATCTAGACAAGCACCAGATACAACTGGGCAGCAGTATAGAAATATTAGAACGCGAGGATTTTGATGAATCTTTTACCATAAAAACAGATCATAAAACACTACACATTTCCCAGAATATTGCTAATAATATTTATCTAAAGACCAACTCATGA